A part of Antechinus flavipes isolate AdamAnt ecotype Samford, QLD, Australia chromosome 6, AdamAnt_v2, whole genome shotgun sequence genomic DNA contains:
- the LOC127541596 gene encoding olfactory receptor 998-like: METKNQTMVTEFFFVGFTEHLQQQVLLFLMFLFFYLITAFGNLGMIILIWIDSQLHTPMYFFLSHLSFVDFCSSSTIAPKMLIDFFMEKKSISFLACSAQMWFFGLFVATECFLLAAMAYDRYMAICNPLLYTVVMSQSVCVHLVVGPYAIGLLSSMTHTVLTFHLPFCGQNVINHFFCDISPLLSLACADTHLNKLILFIMAGAVGVFSGLTILISYIYILMAILRIRSAEGRSKAFSTCSSHLTTVSIMYGTLFFIYVRPSASFSLDLNKVVSVFYTAVIPMLNPLIYSLRNKEVKNAFRRNLERKNCLWANKNEIYL, translated from the coding sequence ATGGAAACTAAGAATCAAACTATGGTGACTGAATTCTTTTTTGTGGGATTTACAGAGCATCTCCAGCAACAGGTTCtcctttttcttatgtttctgtttttctatctcatCACTGCCTTTGGGAACCTGGGAATGATCATTCTGATATGGATAGACTCCCAGCTTCACACCCCCATGTACTTTTTTCTCAGTCATTTATCCTTTGTGGATTTCTGCTCTTCTTCTACTATTGCCCCAAAGATGTTGATTGACTTCTTTATGGAGAAGAAAAGCATCTCTTTTCTGGCCTGCTCAGCCCAGATGTGGTTTTTTGGGCTCTTTGTGGCCACTGAATGTTTCCTTTTGGCTGCAATGGCATATGATCGGTACATGGCAATCTGTAACCCATTGCTCTACACAGTTGTCATGTCCCAGAGTGTCTGTGTACATCTGGTGGTTGGACCTTATGCCATTGGTCTCCTAAGTTCTATGACACATACGGTCTTAACTTTCCACTTGCCCTTCTGTGGTCAGAATGTCATCAACCATTTCTTTTGTGATATCTCACCCTTGCTCTCTCTTGCATGTGCTGATACCCATCTCAATAAATTAATCCTTTTCATCATGGCTGGAGCTGTGGGAGTCTTCAGTGGCCTGACCATTCTTATTTCCTACATTTACATCCTCATGGCCATCCTGAGGATCCGCTCTGCTGAAGGTAGGTCCAAGGCTTTCTCCACTTGCTCCTCACACCTGACTACTGTCAGCATCATGTATGGGACCCTCTTCTTCATCTACGTGAGGCCCAGTGCGAGCTTCTCCCTGGACCTTAACAAAGTGGTATCTGTGTTCTACACAGCAGTGATCCCCATGTTGAATCCCCTTATCTATAGCTTGAGGAACAAGGAGGTGAAAAATGCATTCAGAAGGAATCTGGAAAGGAAAAATTGCCTATGGGCAAATAAGAATGAGATCTATTTATGA